The Carassius gibelio isolate Cgi1373 ecotype wild population from Czech Republic chromosome B12, carGib1.2-hapl.c, whole genome shotgun sequence genome has a segment encoding these proteins:
- the LOC127968865 gene encoding histone PARylation factor 1-like, with amino-acid sequence MITFVQFANDECDYGMGYELGIDLFCYGSHYFYKVVRQLLPMAYNLLKRGLFGEILEAHLTSRSQDNLDQLAAV; translated from the exons ATGATCACCTTTGTTCAGTTTGCCAATGATGAATGTGACTACGGCATGGGCTATGAGCTTGGGATAGATCTGTTCTGTTACGGCTCGCAT TATTTCTATAAAGTGGTACGTCAGCTGCTTCCAATGGCATACAATCTGCTGAAGAGAGGTCTGTTTGGAGAGATACTGGAGGCGCACCTCACCAGCCGTTCCCAGGACAACCTTGACCAGCTCGCTGCTGTCTGA